The genomic stretch TTCGGGAGATGTACGTGAAGACATACTTGCAGAAATTCAAACAGGTGATTAGCTGCAGAAAAGGGAGAGTAAGCATACTTagggttttttctttctttctttgagaaattcaaattttgaaaggGATTAGCTTGCGAGTGGGTTGAATAAAATTGAAACAGTAAAGTGAAGAGAATATGCACGGGCAAAATGTAAAGCGCGACAATTGAGAACACATTAATTCGAGGTGACTATTGTCAGACTTTGCTATGATTATTTGCACATGGCGATTTTCGACTAAAAGAATGTCACGACATTGGGAAATTTTTTTGAagatattaatatgaatttaaatattataaaatattgttattattattataaaatgttatccccaaaaaatggagattgatgacgtggcaatagaggtgacaagtggcagtacatggtccgtaaaagacacattaataagtcaataaatatattggctcctcagagttgtgataaagtgacttggcttaggagtagctcagtaagtcatgttagaccagagacatggcatgctagaccagagtgccatgttagacgagagatatgacatgctagaccagagtgccatgttagaccagagaaatggcatgctagaccagagtgccatgttagaccagagacatggcatgttagaccagagtgccatgttagacgagggATATGACATGCTAGaccagagacatggcatgctagaccagagtgccatgctagaccagagtgccatgttagactagagatatggcatgctagaccagagtgccatgttagaccagatacatggcatgctagaccagaatgtcatgttagaccagaggagtgcgtgtcttaccagccaagtgcgtgactgtccagtagaggtatggccgaccagaaggtgatattcatcaaccaggtagaacagactatgtcaagattcccagaaacggcttcaacaagaattggtcttggcatacgcggaaatctctcattcttcccacaaattgggtgttctgttacattttgaatatttttttaatttaaatataataaatataatgaaatatcccgattctaggggagagcagatgtatgatcctaagcctataaatacatggcttatgagatcagaaagagactttttgggaaattttgggtctgagttttctagagagagaaagtgcttgtatctgaaaaaattcttgtattcttgtaatctgtactgaagaaactcagttggctcagttcatctgatcttgagtgcatatctataatcataactctaagtggattaggctactaccaacatattggggctgaaccactataaaaattgtgcgtgttatttattttcttttcaaactcgtctgtgtcgttttatttctcttgaaggtttcatcgtttttgacgttctcacatcgttggccaaaaacgcggtcaacataatatttaatacaagattagatatttaatatttatattaatataaatttaaatattataaaatatcattataataatatataaagaaATTATTGTATATACGGTAatttgtactttttttttttccagtttTACGGCTTTAtactttttctctcatttttatattttgttttttttacttttacattaaaatatattttaacatttCAATTTTATGGTCTCTATTTCTTCTCCctatttctctcttctctcttcaaTCTAGTCCATATGTTTCTCTCCTCTCTTCCATCCAATctattttttctcttctcttctacTTCTGGTTTTATCTATCACGTTCTCACTtctctctcttgttttctctTCTAACAAACACTCTTCTCTTCCTATTTCCTTTGCAGCAAGAAGTTTAGTTGGGTAAATTAAGTTGCATTTATGATACTTTTAAATCGATATTAGCAATCTGAAATATGATATGCAACTAAATGCAACCCTATGCAACCATGACTGCTTAAAAAAAGTTATAAGTTAATTTTATCATTTTGCAACTCATGCAACCTACTGCAACATCCAGTCCAGCCCAATGCAACCTAAATTTACACAAGTCAACACATGCAATCCAATCCAACCCAGTTCATATGTCAAAGACAAGCCTAATGCAACCCATGCACCTCAAATGCaactaaaacaattaaaaaaaattaaagcagCTTAAGCAACTTTGTATGCAATTAAAGCAACTTATGAAATATTCTTTCCAAATTAAGATTACAAAGATTGCACATCAGGTTTCAAATGATCAACAAAGATTGCAGAGGTTACAATGAAGGTTGTAGAGGTTACATTGCAAAAAATATTACCAATAGCTACCTTAaacagatttttttaaaaaagagcTTGTAACAAAGGTTCCATTGGTTGCATATCGATAGCTACCTCAAAGGATATAGAGGTTTCAAAAGAGGTTGCATAGGTTGTAGAGATTTTAAAAGAGGTTGCGTAGTTTTGCAAATATTGTAACACAAGTTGTAGATATTTTAAAAGATGTTGCAACCCACTTTAACCTTAAATGCAAGCCAAATCCATCATAAATTAACCATAAAATGTAAGCCCAATGCAACTTAAAGCATTATGAAGGAACCTACTGCAATCTCAAATCAAGTCCATGCAACTCATGGCAACATAAAAACTCATATTCTAATTTCATTATTATGCAACTCATGCAACCTACTATAATGCAACTCCCTGCAACCACAAACGCAAGCCCATGCAACCTAAAACAACACATGGCAACACATGCAAGCCTATGCAATTCCAATGCAACCCCATatatagtatttaattaattattagtttACAAATGATAAGTTTTATATAtaagtatttataaaaaaatccCTAATATATAATGCTTAatctaaatttttattaaaaaaattatcatttatgtctaaaaagtttatcatattatatatatgtgtatatttaaaaaattataaacaatattttggtttaattttaaatttaatatgtttatgtcattcttttatataatattgattatttatttgaaatttatatgacaatgatacaaatttaataaaaataattaacaaatctcaatttcatgttgattgtatctagtatataataagtgtgtagataacggaaattcttgattttaacaattttttatttttttcatattaactttaacagaatattcttatatttaacggtagtttataAATACCTaaacttaaattaaataaaataaataattaaaaaaaattaaaatatgatattttgtaaatattttacaatgataattatttataaataataaataattaaacaaattaaaatatgatatttttttaaatattttacactgataattatttaaaattaataaaatcatacgctttataacttaaataaaatttaattaaatttagactcatttattagaataacatcatattaaacatataatataatgtactgtcaattagtaacaagttgattttttttttaaactagcaagaaccttaaatttaaaatatacgtatactatttaatattacattaaacatatagtacataatatcttgttgtcactgtcaaattcaaaaactagaacaaacatatacttaaacaaaaataaataaattatttaattaaaatagaatatttatttaaaatttatatgacattaatataaatttaataaaaataattaataaattctataaataaaactaaccaaacgtgcatattgcacattatttatatctagtatatatataggtGAACAGTCTAAGACTAATTAAGATTACATAATGAGAaagtttgtatatatatatatatatcttattattatatattgtaataaagttttattttgatttattgatgCTAGCAATCACGAACATAAAGATGGTTTGGTGTGGAAATTAAAAGAAATTAATTAAGGAAGAAATTTGATTCCTTATCCCAGGGCACTTAATTTTTATGTATCTATAATCTATAATCTATAATCTCTAACCTATAACATGCATAAAAGAGTATATTGTTTGTCTTAGTTACTATTCGTTATTGAATTATTTTGGCAACTTGTACCTAACATTAGCAAACATTAATTTGTTTAACAATAATGTGCATTAAAAATTTGGTAGtgcatattatttttttttgttagaagATATTGTATTAGATTAAGATTGCAAAGGAACACATTCACAGATAGAAGAATAGATTTTTTCTATCAAAGAAAGTTAACTGTTTAGCCTAAAGACATGCTTATAACTTATTTATGAGCTGCAATATTAAAATTACGACTAATAACACGATAAATAAACGTGCTCCTGAAAAGTTAGACAATGATGCTTTcatataagttaaaataattcataattcatCATCTAGTCTAAGGACATGTCATGCTTAACCAATCTATGAGCAACAACATTAAAGTTATAACTAACACGAGAAAGAAATGTCCAAAAAATGTTAGACAATAAAACTTTAACATCAGAAAAATTAACTTCTAATTCATTATGATACACAGTTCTACTATCCAATGCTAAGATCAGGAGCAGTGAACAGAGTGATTCTTgtacaaaataaaatatctttggcacttttcattgaaaaaataataatctttttaagaataaaaaacttaataataattttattaatttaactcaatataaacaaaattataattaaaaaatttggtagtgcacattttttttcttcgaatatatattatattagatTAAGATTACAAAGAACGCAGTTACAACTAGATAATAGAAATGATTTCTTCCATTCGATAAAGTTCATCGTCTAACCTAACAAGTACGTACTTAACTAATCTATGATCTCCAACATTAAAGTTACAACTAATATGAGAAACACCATGAAAAGTTAGACAAAAATGGATAgtagtgaataataaaaaaaaaatggacgCGTGTATAAAtctaaaataaattaactaaGGCGGAAGACTTAAAGTCATCTTACAATAGTATTTTCATTAATGTTTTTGCCTAACTCACAGTCGTATcgacatatataaataaaaggcAAACCAGTGCAGAAGTTTTCACCTTAAACATTTGCATATCATGGATATATAATTACAACAAAATGCAGTGCATGGCTGTTCACCAATTTGCTCTATCAACTCTCcctagtagcagtagtaataaTCAGTTTGGTAAACTTCTCACACCTTATTATAAAACATCAAGATCAAGATCAACTACTTTCTATCCCATTCGTTGTTCTGTGGTTAATAGTCGTAGGTATTATTAATATTTTCGGTATATGGAtaagttgtaattttattttttttatatgacggtgtataaTGTAGCTATAGAAGATCTTtcacaaattttcagaaaattcaagataatttagCTAGGATGTCGAAATTAGGATTTAAATAGTCTATTGGACACGCGTATAGATATTGAAACAAGCTAGCATGTATGCAACGAgctatttgaatcttgatttcggTATCctaaaattattcagaatttattaaaaattttgtgaaaaaaatacCTGTAACTACATTATATATCTACTATCATGTAAAAAAATTAGAGTTGGTACtataataatgatatatatatttataaataaatctaGTACATATCACGGTACGTAGCGAGTACTTATATCTTAATTTGGTAAGGTAGTTACGTATAATGTCCTAATTAattgtgtatgtatgtatgcatTAATTATAGGCTTTTCGTTTTGTGAATGTATTTTTGTAGTTGTCTCATAAATTTTTACAAATTCTTTCCACACACTttcttaaattatttttatttttttccacctctttataatttattatttaaaataaaataaaatatcttttggCACTTCCagttaatttttttaagaattaaaaaaaaacttaataacaattttattttattattttaactcaatatattataaaaaaatttaaaataaataattaaaaaataaaaattatatcaGAATCGAAATCattagtaaattaaaatattctattttCATGCTTCTAAAAAattaaagtatttaaaaaaaattattaaaaaatataaactaaGAAATTTGTAATATTTGATgaagatatttataataatttgctaaaataatatatttggtaatattaaattaattaatgtatGGTATATTTTATGCAGGGAGAACCCTATGTAAGTCGAATAAATAAGCTGGAGGAAAATGTGAAAAGGATGCTAGCTGGGATGGAAAACTCTTTAGCCCAACTTGAGCTAATTGATACATTACAAAGACTTGGAATATCTTATCGTTTTGAGAATGAAATAACTTCTATTTTGAAAGAAAAGttcatcaatattaataataacaatattttTAATAaccctattaattatgatttgtATACCACTGCTCTCAATCTTAGACTTCTACGCCAATATGGATTCACAGCACCTCAaggtatatatatacacatatatatttcTATAACTAATAAATCATTCTAGCATTAAAAATATGTATACACTATAAATATTCGAAATTATTTGAAAtctcttgaaaatttgtaggatgttcttaATGGCTATAATATACACTATggtagtaaaaaaaaaattaaaatttataactaTTGACATGCCGAAATCAACTTTTGTCATCACCGGTGTTTACAAAACACTGTCAGCATCGTACGTACATAATCTTTCCATATATATATTGATCGAAATGTGTTATTATATTGCAgaaattttttatgattttatggaCGAGAGaggaaagttcaaagaaaacataagtgatgatattgagggAGCATTAGCCTTATATGAAGCTTCATTTTATGAGAAAAAAGGTGAAAGTATTTTGGAAGAAGCAAGAGTTTTCACAACCGAATGTCTCAAAAAATACATAACAATGATGGAGCAAAACAGATTATTGTTATCATTAGATGATAATGTTATGGCATTATTAGTGAAACATGCCTTGGAGATTCCACTCCATTGGAGGATAACAAGATCGGAAGCTAGGTGGTTTATTGGTGTATATGAGAAAAAACATGACATGAATTCTACTTTGCTTGAGTTAGCCAAACTGGATTTTAACATGGTGCAATCAATATATCAAGAAGATCTAAAACATCTCTCCAGGTAACATAAgtaaaccaatttttttttatataaatatatatagggcAGCACTTCGGTGCAGCCAAGGTAATGTTTCgctacttaaaaaaaaaaattcccaattttttttatgacagtaTACATTATTGTCATTTaagacatcctgcaaattttcaaaaaattatgaatagtttaagtGCCGAAAACAAGGTTGTTGCACGCGTGTCTATTTTTTTGTATGCGCGTGTAAAATTTAACTGTTTAAACcttgttttcggcactgtaaattattcagaaatttttgaaaatttgcaggatatctTAAATGACAACAATGTAcactatcataaaaaaaattgggaaaaaaatTAGAGTGTCAAAATGTGGTTTGGCTGCACTAAAGTTTTAccctatacatatataaatttatgTTTAGGGTTTGGTTAGAATATATTTGTAAACTTGGAGAATAAATAATGTCTCTTTATTAGGTGGTGGGGGCATTCTAAACTTGGAGAGAAAACGGATTATGCTAGAGATAGATTGGTGGAGGCTTTTTTATGGCAGGTTGGAGTAAGATTTGAGCCACAATTCAGCAACTTTAGGAGAATATCTGCAAGAATATATGTTCTAATTACAATAATTGATGATATATATGATGTGTATGGAACTTTGGAGGAACTAGAGCTTTTCACCAAGGCTGTTGAGAGGTAAGATATATATAGATACATATATAGGGAGCCactagtatatacatttttttttataacaccGATGCAGTCAGTTTTTACaccttgataatttttttttctattttttatatgACAATGTACATTATTATCATTTaagacatcctgcaaattttcaataaattatgaataatttacagtaccgaaaacaagATTCAAATAGTTGAATTTTACAcgtgtataaaaaaaataagcacACATGCAACAAGTTGtttaaaaccctaatttcggtaccataatttatttggaatttcttgaaaatttgtaggatattctagatagctacaatgtacaccgtcatataaaattTTTTGGGACTATGTCTATCTAGGTGCcgaatataaaaaaataatataccagTATTGTCAAAAAAGTTGATAAGTTGTAATcactccatatatatatatatattacaactTTAACTTTATATGAAAATTAAGTTAATTTGATCGTATTGatagataaaataaaaaatattctcTATTGAACAATTTGTATCAAATTGGTTTGAAGATGGGATGTGAAAACTATAGACGAGTTACCAGAGTACATGAAGATGCCATTCTTTACTTTGTTTAATACCGTAAATGAAATGGCCTATGATGTGTTAGAAGAGCAAAATTTCGTCAACATTGAATACCTCAAGAACTCGGtacgatttttttttctttctcatttttttctcaataaaattatatttcaattcaaatattaataatatttaatattgcaGTGGGCAGAGTTATGTAGATGTTATTTGCAAGAGGCAAAATGGTTCTATAGTGGACACAAACCAAGCTTGAAAGAATATATTGATAATGCTTGGCTTTCAATTGGATCAATAGTTATTTTTGTGCATGCATTTTTCTCTTTTACAAATCCCATAGCAAAAGAGTCCTTAAAATGCTTTGAAGAGGGTGATCATCATGCTATAAGTCGCCAAGGATCCATGATTCTACGACTTGCAGATGATCTTGGAACATCATCGGTAAGATCATAAGTTACCATTGaaaattcttttatatatttttgtgctatacatatatatatatataataattctcctatagcttcactttaagccctactggtgggactctcagtgttctcgacatttgaatagttttcggcgcgatttgtttttatgatcgtgtatattgtagctatttagagcatcgacgcgatttttagaaaattctgaatagtttacagtaccgaaaattaggttcaaacatgttgttgcacaagtaactaattttttttatgagcgTGAAAAGcagcatgtttgaacctagttttcagtattgtaaactattcgaaattttctaaaaatttataggatactctaaacaactacaatatatacagtcataaaaaaaatcgcactgaAAATATCTCACAAGTCAAGAACACTGAAACTCCCTACcgataaggcttaaagtgaagcccctattaCGGATATCTTGGCAAAATagcttattttttaaagttattttgcactCTAGCTTAGTTttgataattctttgcaaaatggtTTATGAcaatttagacagctagtcgaaaAATTCAGACAGCCGATGATCGAAAATTTAATACAACGTACTGGTCAGATTTTTAGAcagaggtcattttgcaaaaaactaTCAAAAGTAGATTAAAGTACAAAATCACTTAATAAAAGAGGTCATTCTCACCAATTTCATTTAACGAAACATAATATATTGTCTTAACTGATTGACCAGGATGAATTGAAAAGAGGTGACGTCCCTAAATCGATTCAATGTTACATGCACGACACTGGTGTTTCTGAAGAGGAAGCTCGTGAGCACATCAAGTTTTTGATAAGTGAAACATGGAAAGAGATGAATAATGAAGATGAATATAACTCTTGTTTCTCAAAAGAGTATGTTCAAGTTTGCAAAAATCTTAGTAGGATGGCACTATTTATGTACCAGCATGGAGATGGACATGGTTCTCAGAATAGTCATTCAAAGAAACGCATTTCAGACTTGATTATGGATCCTATTCCATTataaagttaattaattaataagaatCATAATGAGgaagataataaataattaaaaaaagacTTTATTGTATTGAACTTTGTGTGTTGAAAATAACAATTTGAGTAGTGTAGTACTCATCTCTAGTTTTAATTGTTGAGTTCAAGTGGCTTTATGTATGAATTTTGTTTCAATGCTTCATATAGAttgtgaaaataaaaaataaaaaataaaatattgactaTATTAGCTGTTAAATATTAATTACAATTGTCCCTTACCTACAAAATTTCTTCTTTAAACTAATCTCCATAATTGCTTAATTTATATGAGTTTTAAAATTCCTATAAGATTCCTATAAGTTTTAAAATATTTGTAATTACTTTTTCTTAATGAATTATTTCACAACATTTAATTTATAACCACATAATAGTTATTAGAAAGAAATTTAAGGGAAAAAAAGGAGAAATTTACAATTATACACCTAGAATTTAAggtatttacaaaaatatcttcaACAAAAACAATTTGTCGCAACCTTCAACAAAATTATTTACACAAATATCGATGCCACGTTAGCATAACATAccagattttaaaaaaattaggaaATCTTGCTTCCcgatttttttttcttggttaTAAAAAGTTTACGATACCGATAAGATACTAATttgtcacttttttttttaattaaaaactttatttttagatcatattatttcTGTACCTTTTGGTTACCTCGAAAACTCATTTGTAGGCATCTTAATATatcaattagttatttttatgttatattatggtacattattatttaaaatacattttGGTAACATTCAACCTTATTATTTAAGAAACTACTGAGTTGCTATATAGTATAGTAAGTTACCATATAGTTTATCAATAAAAAGTAATTTAGTATACTATACGATAACTTTTAATAGACTTTTTTAgtcactcatgtaatttacatgtcttattattaaaaaaaaattatattgcaTTCAAGTCTATTTTA from Humulus lupulus chromosome 5, drHumLupu1.1, whole genome shotgun sequence encodes the following:
- the LOC133834263 gene encoding (+)-alpha-pinene synthase, chloroplastic-like isoform X1 gives rise to the protein MLAGMENSLAQLELIDTLQRLGISYRFENEITSILKEKFININNNNIFNNPINYDLYTTALNLRLLRQYGFTAPQEIFYDFMDERGKFKENISDDIEGALALYEASFYEKKGESILEEARVFTTECLKKYITMMEQNRLLLSLDDNVMALLVKHALEIPLHWRITRSEARWFIGVYEKKHDMNSTLLELAKLDFNMVQSIYQEDLKHLSRWWGHSKLGEKTDYARDRLVEAFLWQVGVRFEPQFSNFRRISARIYVLITIIDDIYDVYGTLEELELFTKAVERWDVKTIDELPEYMKMPFFTLFNTVNEMAYDVLEEQNFVNIEYLKNSWAELCRCYLQEAKWFYSGHKPSLKEYIDNAWLSIGSIVIFVHAFFSFTNPIAKESLKCFEEGDHHAISRQGSMILRLADDLGTSSDELKRGDVPKSIQCYMHDTGVSEEEAREHIKFLISETWKEMNNEDEYNSCFSKEYVQVCKNLSRMALFMYQHGDGHGSQNSHSKKRISDLIMDPIPL
- the LOC133834263 gene encoding (+)-alpha-pinene synthase, chloroplastic-like isoform X2; protein product: MQCMAVHQFALSTLPISSSNNQFEIFYDFMDERGKFKENISDDIEGALALYEASFYEKKGESILEEARVFTTECLKKYITMMEQNRLLLSLDDNVMALLVKHALEIPLHWRITRSEARWFIGVYEKKHDMNSTLLELAKLDFNMVQSIYQEDLKHLSRWWGHSKLGEKTDYARDRLVEAFLWQVGVRFEPQFSNFRRISARIYVLITIIDDIYDVYGTLEELELFTKAVERWDVKTIDELPEYMKMPFFTLFNTVNEMAYDVLEEQNFVNIEYLKNSWAELCRCYLQEAKWFYSGHKPSLKEYIDNAWLSIGSIVIFVHAFFSFTNPIAKESLKCFEEGDHHAISRQGSMILRLADDLGTSSDELKRGDVPKSIQCYMHDTGVSEEEAREHIKFLISETWKEMNNEDEYNSCFSKEYVQVCKNLSRMALFMYQHGDGHGSQNSHSKKRISDLIMDPIPL